A genomic stretch from Euwallacea fornicatus isolate EFF26 chromosome 28, ASM4011564v1, whole genome shotgun sequence includes:
- the LOC136347328 gene encoding uncharacterized protein isoform X1, with product MPLVRKGSVPESLMRKEEVEGVEIGFARRGKVQRTPPKDKGGETEENVVSGQNMEVHCPVFSVEEVPNSAPKGKRKSIDESTVGGEEEGPRALLEVARRQVCDVDGILKECYHPILELVEAVSVLEEEGKGQENGELEEENEKLTDEVTQLRAGKTEEVSVECQTKTEEERKKGEYKERLTTLAREGKILEAIKERWDEGIFATEIAREDPISEGLVWTWRS from the coding sequence ATGCCGCTCGTAAGGAAAGGAAGTGTTCCGGAGAGCTTGATGAGGAAAGAGGAGGTAGAAGGAGTTGAGATAGGATTTGCAAGGAGAGGTAAGGTACAGAGGACTCCGCCCAAGGACAAAGGAGGAGAAACTGAGGAAAATGTGGTAAGTGGGCAAAACATGGAAGTGCATTGTCCGGTTTTCTCCGTAGAGGAAGTGCCAAACAGTGCACCAAAAGGGAAGAGGAAGAGTATAGATGAATCCACTGTGGGAGGAGAGGAAGAAGGACCCAGGGCTCTCTTGGAAGTAGCCAGGAGACAGGTATGTGATGTTGATGGGATCCTGAAGGAGTGTTACCACCCCATACTGGAACTAGTGGAGGCTGTCTCTGTGCTGGAAGAAGAGGGGAAGGGGCAGGAGAACGGGGAACTCGAGGAGGAGAATGAAAAACTGACGGACGAGGTCACTCAGCTAAGGGCTGGCAAGACGGAGGAAGTGTCTGTTGAATGCCAGACGAAAACTGAGGAGGAGAGAAAAAAGGGTGAGTATAAAGAGAGGCTAACAACTTTAGCTAGGGAGGGAAAGATCCTGGAGGCAATCAAGGAGAGATGGGACGAAGGGATCTTTGCGACTGAGATAGCTCGTGAAGACCCTATCAGTGAGGGTTTAGTATGGACCTGGCGGTCCTAG
- the LOC136347328 gene encoding uncharacterized protein isoform X2, translating into MPLVRKGSVPESLMRKEEVEGVEIGFARREEVPNSAPKGKRKSIDESTVGGEEEGPRALLEVARRQVCDVDGILKECYHPILELVEAVSVLEEEGKGQENGELEEENEKLTDEVTQLRAGKTEEVSVECQTKTEEERKKGEYKERLTTLAREGKILEAIKERWDEGIFATEIAREDPISEGLVWTWRS; encoded by the exons ATGCCGCTCGTAAGGAAAGGAAGTGTTCCGGAGAGCTTGATGAGGAAAGAGGAGGTAGAAGGAGTTGAGATAGGATTTGCAAGGAGAG AGGAAGTGCCAAACAGTGCACCAAAAGGGAAGAGGAAGAGTATAGATGAATCCACTGTGGGAGGAGAGGAAGAAGGACCCAGGGCTCTCTTGGAAGTAGCCAGGAGACAGGTATGTGATGTTGATGGGATCCTGAAGGAGTGTTACCACCCCATACTGGAACTAGTGGAGGCTGTCTCTGTGCTGGAAGAAGAGGGGAAGGGGCAGGAGAACGGGGAACTCGAGGAGGAGAATGAAAAACTGACGGACGAGGTCACTCAGCTAAGGGCTGGCAAGACGGAGGAAGTGTCTGTTGAATGCCAGACGAAAACTGAGGAGGAGAGAAAAAAGGGTGAGTATAAAGAGAGGCTAACAACTTTAGCTAGGGAGGGAAAGATCCTGGAGGCAATCAAGGAGAGATGGGACGAAGGGATCTTTGCGACTGAGATAGCTCGTGAAGACCCTATCAGTGAGGGTTTAGTATGGACCTGGCGGTCCTAG